Proteins encoded by one window of Apium graveolens cultivar Ventura unplaced genomic scaffold, ASM990537v1 ctg4044, whole genome shotgun sequence:
- the LOC141701552 gene encoding L-ascorbate oxidase homolog: protein MQLNLAIGLVSVLAFAFSIQAEDPYRFFNWNVTYGDIYPLGVRQQGILINGQFPGPDIHCITNDNLIINVFNSLNQPFLITWNGIQQRRNSFVDGVYGTTCPIPPGKNYTYILQVKDQIGSFYYFPSLAFHKAAGGFGGIRILSRPRIPVPFPDPEGDYTVLIGDWYKSNHTKLKAILDSGRKLPFPDGILINGRGPNGVSFNVEQGKTYRLRISNVGLQNSLNFRIQGHKMKLVEVEGTHTLQATYSSLDVHVGQSYSILVTANQPAKDYYIVVSSRFTSKILTTTGILKYSNSAGPVSGPPPAGPTTQIDWSLNQARSIRTNLTASGPRPNPQGSYHYGMVKTSRTIRLSSSAGQVSGKQRYGINSVSFVPADTPLKLADYFNIEGVFRAGSISSNPTGASLYLDTSVMGADFRAYVEIVFENPENIVENTSVIFIESLITCN from the exons ATGCAGCTTAATTTAGCAATTGGTTTAGTTAGTGTGCTAGCATTTGCATTTTCCATCCAAGCAGAGGATCCTTACAGATTCTTCAACTGGAATGTTACTTACGGTGATATCTATCCCCTAGGCGTTCGTCAGCAG GGAATATTGATCAATGGACAATTTCCTGGCCCTGACATACATTGTATCACCAACGATAATCTTATCATCAACGTCTTCAACAGCTTGAACCAGCCTTTTCTAATCACCTG GAACGGGATCCAGCAGAGGAGGAATTCATTTGTGGACGGAGTCTATGGGACTACATGCCCTATCCCTCCAGGAAAGAACTACACCTACATTCTACAAGTAAAGGATCAGATTGGAAGCTTTTACTATTTTCCTTCCCTTGCATTCCATAAAGCTGCTGGTGGATTCGGAGGTATCAGAATCCTTAGCCGTCCCAGGATTCCTGTCCCATTCCCTGATCCTGAAGGCGATTATACCGTGTTAATTGGAGATTGGTACAAGTCTAATCACACG AAGTTGAAGGCAATTCTTGATAGTGGTAGGAAGTTGCCTTTTCCTGATGGCATTCTTATCAATGGGAGGGGTCCTAACGGAGTCTCTTTCAATGTTGAACAAG GTAAAACATACAGGCTCAGAATATCAAATGTTGGACTACAAAATTCACTGAACTTCCGGATTCAAGGCCATAAAATGAAACTAGTTGAGGTGGAGGGAACACACACACTACAAGCGACCTATTCATCGCTTGATGTTCATGTTGGTCAATCTTACTCAATACTAGTCACAGCCAATCAACCAGCTAAGGATTACTATATTGTTGTATCATCCCGTTTCACCTCTAAAATTCTCACTACTACTGGTATTCTCAAATATAGTAACTCTGCTGGTCCAGTGTCCGGTCCTCCACCTGCTGGGCCCACTACTCAGATTGACTGGTCTTTGAACCAGGCACGCTCCATCAG GACTAACCTCACAGCAAGTGGACCAAGGCCTAATCCACAGGGCTCTTACCATTATGGAATGGTAAAAACCAGCAGAACTATAAGGTTGTCCAGTTCTGCTGGTCAAGTTAGTGGCAAACAGAGATATGGAATCAATAGTGTTTCCTTTGTCCCAGCTGACACTCCCCTGAAGCTGGCAGACTACTTCAACATTGAAGGAGTTTTTCGTGCTGGTAGCATATCATCTAATCCCACTGGTGCAAGTTTGTATCTTGACACATCTGTTATGGGTGCTGATTTCAGAGCTTACGTTGAAATTGTATTTGAGAACCCGGAAAATATTGTTGAGAACACATCGGTTATATTTATTGAATCTCTAATAACCTGTAATTAA
- the LOC141701551 gene encoding uncharacterized protein LOC141701551 — protein sequence MANLAKLEFVALDVSGNNYLSWVLDVELHLSANGLKETIDLEKIPTVEQNAKAIIFLRHHIHEDLKSEYLTIKNPLTLWNNLKDRFDHQKLVHLPSARYDWINLRLQDFKSVAEYNSALFKISSKLILCGENITDTEMIEKTLSTFHPNTMILAQQYRERNFQKYGELISLLLVAEKNNELLLKIHKIRPTGSAQLPEVHNTSFLKNKREKGHR from the coding sequence ATGGCGAATCTTGCAAAATTAGAGTTTGTTGCCTTGGATGTTTCCGGGAATAATTATTTGTCATGGGTCCTTGATGTGGAATTACACCTTAGTGCTAATGGCCTAAAAGAAACTATTGACCTGGAAAAGATCCCAACTGTTGAACAAAATGCAAAAGCGATTATCTTTCTTAGGCATCACATCCACGAAGATCTAAAATCTGAATACCTCACTATCAAAAATCCACTCACCCTTTGGAATAATCTCAAGGATAGATTTGATCACCAAAAACTTGTTCACTTGCCATCTGCCCGATATGACTGGATTAATTTGAGGTTACAAGATTTCAAATCTGTAGCTGAATATAATTCTGCTCTTTTCAAGATAagctcaaaattaattttatgtggTGAAAATATTACTGATACTGAAATGATTGAAAAGACCCTCTCAACCTTTCACCCAAACACTATGATCCTGGCTCAACAATATAGGGAGCGTAATTTTCAGAAATATGGCGAGCTGATATCTCTCCTTCTTGTGGCTGAGAAGAATAATGAGTTGCTACTGAAAATTCATAAGATACGTCCCACAGGCTCTGCCCAGTTACCTGAAGTACATAACACGTCATTCCTGAAGAATAAACGTGAGAAAGGGCATAGATGA